The sequence ATCAATCTTTCAGTCCCTATGCAATGACAAAACAAACTGTAAAAGACCAGATAGAAAAAAGTATGGAATTTTATAAAAATAGATTTAAAAACGTAAAAGGATTTTTAGCTTATTTCCAAGCTTTTACAAATACTTATGCCCCAGTTGAAAAACTAAGAGAAGTTTACGACCAAGCTATGAGTTATCCAGAAGTTATAGGTATGTCTATTGGAACAAGACCTGACTGTGTACCAGAAGAAGTATTAGACTTAATAGCATCTTACACAGTTGAAAAGCCTGAGATATGGGTAGAGTATGGTTTACAAACAGCCCATTTTAAGACACTTCGGAATATAAACAGAGCTCACGGTGTAGCTGATTTTGTAGACGCAGTTTTAAGAACAAAGAAAAGAAGTGGAATAAAAATCTGTGCTCACGTAATACTTGGTCTTCCCGGTGAAGATTATGAAGATATGATGGAAACAGCAAAATTAATAGCAGCTCTTCCGATAGATGGAATCAAGATACATCCGCTTCATATAGTAAAACACACAGCTATGGAAAAACAGTACTACAGAGGTGAGATTAAAGAACTGGATTTAAAAGAATATGCAAAATTAGCAGTAGACTTTTTATCATACTTGCCAAAAGATATAATCGTCCACAGAATAACAGGAGAAGCTACGGAAGACGAGCTTATAGCTCCTTACTGGTGTTCTCCAAAGTACAAAATGGAAGTCTTAAAAGCCATAGAAGAAGAGTTTAAACTCAGAAACGCAAATAAAAATTTAACACTGATTGCATAAGAGTTAAGTATGAAAAACTTTATTTTGAGTATTCTAACCTTTATAGGACTTGCAACAGCAGGAAAGCCTATCTCAGAAGGTCAGCCAGCTTACAATTTCTCTCTAACAGCAGACGATGGCAAAATTGTAAAACTTGAAGATTACAAAGGTAAATGGGTAGTTTTATACTTTTATCCAAAGGCTGACACACCAGGTTGTACAACTCAGGCAAAAGAATACACAAAACTTATGCCAGAATTTGAAAAAAGAGGAATAGTAGTTTTTGGAATCAGTACAGATGACGTTGAAGATATAAAGAAGTTTAAACAAAAACATAATTTAAAAGTAAAGTTTTTATCAGACCTTAAAGGAGAAGTTGCAAAAGCTTATGACGTACCTTTAATCTTTGGACTTTGTTCAAGAAATACCATAATTATAAACCCAGTAGGTAAAGTAGAGAAAATATACAGAGGAGTTGACCCCTCAGCTGACGCTAAGAATGTTCTTAATTATATCAGTTCAAAGCTGTAAGGTTTCTGTTTAGGGATAGTTGAACTTTTCTTAATTTTTATCTTTATCTCTTAATTTTTTATCTGTTGAATAAAATTCTTTTAATCCTTATTTTTATTTTGATTTGATAATATTCTTTATTTAAAGACTTTAGTCTGTTATACATAGATTATCTTATAAAATTTAAATCAACAGCCTTGACAAAAATAGAAAAGGCATTTATAATAAATTATTAGATATAAAAAAAATTTATGTAGGAGGTAGCAAGATGGCAAAGTTAAAACCTCTTTATGACAGAGTTGTTGTTAAAAGAGTTGAGGAAGAAGTTGCAAAAACACCAGCTGGTATAATTATCCCAGATACTGCAAAAGAAAAACCTCAAATTGGAGAGGTGATTGCGGTAGGTGAGGGAAAGGTTTTAGAAAATGGTAATGTTTTACCATTAAAAGTAAAAGTTGGTGATAAAGTTTACTTTAGCAAGTATGCTGGAAACGAAGTTAAAGTTGACGGTGAAGAATTAATCATCTTAAGAGAAGATGACATTTTAGCAATTATTGAAAATTAAAAATAGGAGGTGGTATAGATGGCAGCAAAAAAATTAGTTTATGGTGATGAAGCAAGAGCTAAGTTAAAAGCTGGTGTTGATAAATTAGCAAACGCAGTAAAAGTAACTCTTGGTCCAAGAGGTAGAGAAGTAATCTTAGAGAAAAAATGGGGTTCTCCTGTAGTAACAAAAGACGGTGTATCTGTTGCTAAGGAAATAGAGTTAGCAGACCCATACGAAAACATGGCTGCACAACTTGTTAAAGAAGTTGCATCTAAAACTGCTGACGTGGCTGGAGACGGTACAACTACTGCAACAATCTTAACTCAAGCTATCTACGAAGAAGGATTAAAAGCAATAGCTTCTGGAGCTAACCCAGTTTACGTAAAAAGAGGAATAGATGAAGCTGTTAAAATTATCATTGAAGAATTAAAGAAAATATCCAAACCAGTATCAGGAAGAAAAGAGATAGAGCAAGTTGCTACAATCTCTGCTAACAACGACCCAGAAATCGGAAAAATCATAGCTGACGCTATGGAAAAAGTTGGAAAAGATGGTGTTATAACTGTAGAAGAGTCTAAATCTGCAGATACTATTTTAGAAGTAACAGAAGGTATGCAATTTGATAGAGGGTACTTATCTCCATACTTTGTAACAAACCCAGAAAAAATGGAAGCTGTTTTAGAAAATCCATACATCTTAATTTATGAAAAGAAAATAAACAATATAAGAGAATTACTACCTGTTCTTGAAAAAGTAGTTCAAACAAATAGACCGCTCTTGATAATCGCTGAAGACGTAGAAGGTGAAGCTTTAGCTACGTTAGTAGTAAACCACATAAAAGGTGTATTAAAAGTATGTGCTGTTAAAGCTCCAGGATTTGGAGAAAGAAGAAAGGCAATGCTCCAAGACATTGCTATACTAACAGGTGGTACTGCAATCACAGAAGACCTTGGAATTAAGCTTGAGTCTGTAGACCTTGATATGCTTGGAAAAGCTGACAAAGTTGTAGTTGACAAAGATAATACTACAATAATCGGTGGAAAAGGAAACCCAGAAGACATAAAAGCAAGAATTGAACAAATCAAAAAACAAATAGAGACTACAACTTCTGAATACGACAAAGAAAAACTCCAAGAAAGACTTGCTAAATTGGCAGGTGGTGTTGCTATAATCAAAGTTGGAGCTGCTACAGAAGCAGAGCTTAAAGAGAAGAAAGACAGAGTTGACGACGCAGTACACGCTACAAAAGCTGCTGTTGAAGAAGGGATAGTTCCTGGTGGTGGTGTAGCACTCTACAGAGCATCAAGAGCACTCTGCAACATCAACGAAGAAAACTCTGACAAAGCTTGGGGTATCAAGATAGTTAGAAACGCTTGTAAAGTACCAATTAAGCAAATTGCTTACAACGCAGGATTTGAAGGTTCTGTAATAGTAGAGAAAATAAAAGACTCTGAAAACGCAAATTACGGATTTAACGCTGCTACTGGTGAGTTTGTAGATATGGTGGAAGCTGGAATAATTGACCCAACTAAAGTTGTAAGAACAGCTCTCCAAAACGCCGCTTCTATAGCTGGAACAATGTTAACAGCTGAGTGCCTTGTAGCTGAAATAAAAGAGAAAGAAGAAAAACTTCCTGGTGCAGCCGGCGGCGGAATGGGAGATATGGAATTCTAATAAAAATTTATATAGAGTTTTAACAAGCCCCCATTACGGGGGCTTTTTTATTTTTATGGTAAAATAAAGTAAAAAGGATTTTAGATGGAAATTTTAGATTTTATTCTTCACATTGACAAATATTTAGCAATTTTAATCGAAAATTACGGAACTTTTGTTTATCTCTTACTATTTTTTATAATCTTCTCTGAAACTGGATTTGTAATAACCCCTTTTTTACCCGGAGACTCTCTTTTGTTTGTGTTAGGCTCTTTTTCTGCTGTAAATCTTTTAGACATTAAAATTTTATATCCTCTACTACTATCGGCTGCAATACTTGGAAACATTGTAAACTTTTTTATAGGATATTACTTTGGAGAGAAGATACTTAGAAACGGAAAGTTGATAAAGCAAGAGTAT comes from Sulfurihydrogenibium subterraneum DSM 15120 and encodes:
- a CDS encoding TIGR01212 family radical SAM protein (This family includes YhcC from E. coli K-12, an uncharacterized radical SAM protein.), which translates into the protein MYYKKFNDYLKEKYGGRIQKLAIDAGFTCPNRDGSKASGGCTFCNNQSFSPYAMTKQTVKDQIEKSMEFYKNRFKNVKGFLAYFQAFTNTYAPVEKLREVYDQAMSYPEVIGMSIGTRPDCVPEEVLDLIASYTVEKPEIWVEYGLQTAHFKTLRNINRAHGVADFVDAVLRTKKRSGIKICAHVILGLPGEDYEDMMETAKLIAALPIDGIKIHPLHIVKHTAMEKQYYRGEIKELDLKEYAKLAVDFLSYLPKDIIVHRITGEATEDELIAPYWCSPKYKMEVLKAIEEEFKLRNANKNLTLIA
- a CDS encoding peroxiredoxin → MKNFILSILTFIGLATAGKPISEGQPAYNFSLTADDGKIVKLEDYKGKWVVLYFYPKADTPGCTTQAKEYTKLMPEFEKRGIVVFGISTDDVEDIKKFKQKHNLKVKFLSDLKGEVAKAYDVPLIFGLCSRNTIIINPVGKVEKIYRGVDPSADAKNVLNYISSKL
- the groES gene encoding co-chaperone GroES, which translates into the protein MAKLKPLYDRVVVKRVEEEVAKTPAGIIIPDTAKEKPQIGEVIAVGEGKVLENGNVLPLKVKVGDKVYFSKYAGNEVKVDGEELIILREDDILAIIEN
- the groL gene encoding chaperonin GroEL (60 kDa chaperone family; promotes refolding of misfolded polypeptides especially under stressful conditions; forms two stacked rings of heptamers to form a barrel-shaped 14mer; ends can be capped by GroES; misfolded proteins enter the barrel where they are refolded when GroES binds), which codes for MAAKKLVYGDEARAKLKAGVDKLANAVKVTLGPRGREVILEKKWGSPVVTKDGVSVAKEIELADPYENMAAQLVKEVASKTADVAGDGTTTATILTQAIYEEGLKAIASGANPVYVKRGIDEAVKIIIEELKKISKPVSGRKEIEQVATISANNDPEIGKIIADAMEKVGKDGVITVEESKSADTILEVTEGMQFDRGYLSPYFVTNPEKMEAVLENPYILIYEKKINNIRELLPVLEKVVQTNRPLLIIAEDVEGEALATLVVNHIKGVLKVCAVKAPGFGERRKAMLQDIAILTGGTAITEDLGIKLESVDLDMLGKADKVVVDKDNTTIIGGKGNPEDIKARIEQIKKQIETTTSEYDKEKLQERLAKLAGGVAIIKVGAATEAELKEKKDRVDDAVHATKAAVEEGIVPGGGVALYRASRALCNINEENSDKAWGIKIVRNACKVPIKQIAYNAGFEGSVIVEKIKDSENANYGFNAATGEFVDMVEAGIIDPTKVVRTALQNAASIAGTMLTAECLVAEIKEKEEKLPGAAGGGMGDMEF
- a CDS encoding VTT domain-containing protein; translation: MEILDFILHIDKYLAILIENYGTFVYLLLFFIIFSETGFVITPFLPGDSLLFVLGSFSAVNLLDIKILYPLLLSAAILGNIVNFFIGYYFGEKILRNGKLIKQEYIKETEKFFQKHGGKAVIISRFLPIFRTFVPFVAGIGKMDTHQFMLYNFIGGFSWITFFLLLGYFTGNIPFIKDNITHFIYAIIVLSFLPMVVKVFKK